From the Deltaproteobacteria bacterium genome, one window contains:
- a CDS encoding cytochrome c, protein MKTYAVKYFLLALFIVSLSKEAYCEGTSQDPLMAQGKKIYEDMQCGSCHVFRKEGVSNIGPKLDEIASTMDGTMIREAIIEPNRSIASGFKADIMPKDYRDKMSNADLDALIYYLTNEKLDEN, encoded by the coding sequence ATGAAGACCTACGCAGTAAAATATTTTCTATTGGCGTTATTCATCGTTAGCCTTAGCAAAGAGGCTTATTGCGAGGGAACGTCTCAGGATCCCTTAATGGCGCAAGGAAAAAAGATTTACGAAGACATGCAGTGTGGCTCCTGTCACGTTTTTCGCAAGGAAGGGGTGTCAAATATCGGACCCAAGTTAGATGAAATTGCCAGCACCATGGATGGCACGATGATACGAGAAGCTATCATCGAACCCAATCGCAGCATTGCTAGTGGTTTTAAGGCGGACATAATGCCTAAGGATTATCGCGACAAAATGAGTAACGCCGATCTCGATGCTCTTATTTACTATCTCACTAACGAGAAGCTTGATGAA